A section of the Streptomyces sp. NBC_01363 genome encodes:
- the pglX gene encoding BREX-2 system adenine-specific DNA-methyltransferase PglX — translation MIDRKALLNDLKQQVKAVETDLGKQVKAVPEVGARLKGEYDRARKLGRTAATWNTWLDERVTQVAVAWVLGSVFVRFTEDNGLIPEPYLTAPEPDRRDLALARYEDYLAKSEDPTYRGWLERAFEELGAGQAGRLLFDQRHNPLYQIPLSHDGARELVDFWRERDEAGALVHDFSDALEENGDGTEGWDTRFLGDLYQDLSEAARKTYALLQTPEFVEEFILDRTMDPAVREFGYEGLKMIDPTCGSGHFVLGAFRRLVRLWGEGQPGRDLHERVRAALDSVHGVDLNPFAVAIARFRLLVAAMAASGVRTLGEASRYEWPIHLAVGDSLIKHRHKQGNLFDDLEEEGADELADFKYETEDVHEHPGILETGRYHVVVGNPPYITVKDKKLNELYRGLYDACAGTYALSVPFAQRFFELAKAGDAESGLGYGMVGQITANSFMKREFGTRLVETHFGHEVELTEVIDTSGAYIPGHGTPTVILVGRPRGGSRRSATIRTVRSVQGEPSAPEMPEDGMVWNAIATQIDEPGSASQWVSVDDLERGRYFGRQPWILTDGGLEIVEELTRKESAKVKHFAIRVGFFGDSHSDEVFTLPASGPISRRASDLHALQSHRGDQTRDWGFTGSDLAALPYDDERTILPTSSLSYEFKHHFWPYRTPLWKRTIGTGKTYSSAGKDWWAWHQLPKDVEAHPWTLAFGEVTTHNHWILDRDGRAFNRTAPIIKLRKDVTEEQHLALLGLFNSSTACMWLKLNCHNKGGQGVNEGFKSQEWERFYQFNGANVERLPIPPESSIDLPTALDTLAHRLAATSPTSLAAENAPTGSLLREARDTWRSTRARMIALQEELDWQVYSLYNLHPENLRVSEDLDSAEIPELALGERAFEIILARRVAAGEASDEWFKRHGSTPITEIPTHWPATYRAIVQKRIDAIESSRAIGMVERPEYKRRWATEGWDILQDKALRSWLLDRIEDRAHWFDENGMPALITLSRLTDSLSRDEDFVSVARIYAPRKELAAVVTELMTDEHVPFLSALRYKPSGLKKRADWEHVWDLQRQEDAAEDEPAKRKIRDAIPVPPKYTSADFLRPSFWRARGKLDVPKERFISYGQTNAATPALYGWAGWDHREQAYALTTYIATHESLTAEEATPFLAGLLELQPWLDQWHDEFDSSFGSSPAAFFRGDRQMEQGRHGLTDDDLRAWRPAAATRGRRTTKN, via the coding sequence GTGATCGACCGCAAAGCCCTGTTGAACGACCTGAAGCAACAGGTCAAAGCGGTTGAGACGGACCTCGGCAAGCAGGTGAAGGCGGTCCCGGAGGTCGGCGCGAGACTGAAGGGCGAGTACGACCGGGCGCGGAAGCTGGGGCGTACGGCGGCGACGTGGAACACGTGGCTGGACGAGCGCGTGACGCAGGTCGCGGTGGCGTGGGTGCTGGGGTCGGTGTTCGTCCGCTTCACCGAGGACAACGGGCTGATCCCGGAGCCGTACCTGACGGCGCCGGAGCCGGACCGCCGGGACCTGGCGCTGGCGCGGTACGAGGACTACCTGGCGAAGTCGGAGGACCCGACGTACCGGGGCTGGCTCGAGCGCGCCTTCGAGGAGCTGGGCGCGGGGCAGGCAGGCCGGCTGCTGTTCGACCAGCGGCACAACCCGCTGTACCAGATTCCTCTGTCGCATGACGGGGCGCGGGAGTTGGTCGACTTCTGGCGGGAGCGGGACGAGGCGGGTGCGCTCGTTCACGATTTCTCGGACGCGCTGGAGGAGAACGGCGACGGTACGGAGGGCTGGGACACCCGGTTCCTGGGTGACCTGTACCAGGACCTGAGCGAGGCGGCCCGGAAGACGTACGCGCTGCTCCAGACCCCGGAGTTCGTGGAGGAGTTCATCCTCGACCGGACGATGGACCCGGCGGTGAGGGAGTTCGGCTACGAGGGCCTGAAGATGATCGACCCTACGTGCGGGTCTGGGCACTTCGTGTTGGGTGCGTTTCGGAGGCTGGTGCGGCTGTGGGGGGAGGGCCAGCCGGGACGTGATCTGCACGAGCGGGTGCGGGCGGCGCTGGACTCGGTGCACGGGGTGGACCTGAACCCGTTCGCGGTGGCTATCGCGCGGTTCCGGTTGTTGGTGGCTGCGATGGCGGCTAGTGGGGTTCGGACGCTGGGGGAGGCCAGTCGATACGAATGGCCTATTCACCTGGCAGTGGGCGACTCGCTGATCAAGCACCGGCACAAGCAGGGGAATCTGTTTGACGACTTGGAGGAAGAGGGCGCGGACGAGCTCGCCGACTTCAAGTACGAGACGGAGGACGTGCACGAGCATCCGGGGATTTTGGAGACGGGTCGGTACCACGTGGTGGTGGGGAATCCGCCGTACATCACGGTGAAGGACAAGAAGCTCAACGAGTTGTATCGGGGGCTGTACGACGCGTGTGCGGGGACGTATGCATTGTCGGTGCCGTTTGCTCAGCGATTCTTCGAACTGGCGAAGGCGGGGGACGCGGAGAGCGGACTCGGGTACGGCATGGTCGGCCAGATCACGGCTAACTCGTTCATGAAGCGTGAGTTCGGTACGCGGCTAGTTGAGACGCACTTCGGCCATGAGGTGGAACTGACGGAGGTCATTGACACGTCGGGGGCGTACATCCCGGGACACGGGACACCGACGGTGATCCTGGTTGGAAGGCCACGAGGCGGCAGCAGGCGCTCGGCGACGATCCGTACAGTACGAAGTGTCCAGGGTGAGCCGTCGGCGCCTGAAATGCCTGAGGACGGCATGGTCTGGAACGCCATCGCGACTCAGATCGACGAGCCGGGGTCGGCCAGTCAGTGGGTCTCGGTGGATGATCTGGAGCGAGGACGCTACTTCGGTAGGCAGCCATGGATCCTGACCGATGGGGGACTAGAAATCGTCGAGGAGCTGACCAGGAAAGAGTCCGCGAAGGTTAAGCACTTTGCAATCCGAGTCGGATTCTTCGGCGACAGCCACTCAGACGAAGTCTTCACCCTTCCTGCGAGCGGCCCAATTTCACGTCGCGCCAGCGACCTACACGCTCTCCAAAGTCACAGAGGGGACCAAACTCGCGACTGGGGTTTCACAGGATCTGACCTTGCCGCATTGCCTTACGATGATGAGCGCACAATCTTGCCTACGAGCTCTCTCTCCTACGAATTCAAACACCACTTTTGGCCGTATCGCACTCCTCTATGGAAGCGCACCATTGGAACCGGAAAAACCTATTCCTCTGCCGGAAAAGATTGGTGGGCCTGGCATCAGCTCCCAAAGGATGTGGAAGCCCACCCGTGGACACTCGCGTTCGGTGAAGTGACCACCCACAACCACTGGATTCTAGATAGGGACGGAAGGGCATTCAACCGCACCGCTCCCATCATCAAACTCCGCAAGGACGTTACCGAAGAACAGCACCTTGCGCTCTTGGGGCTCTTCAACAGCTCAACTGCATGTATGTGGTTGAAGCTGAACTGTCACAACAAGGGAGGACAGGGGGTAAACGAAGGCTTCAAGTCGCAAGAATGGGAGCGCTTCTACCAGTTCAACGGCGCAAATGTCGAAAGACTCCCAATTCCGCCAGAATCTTCAATCGATCTGCCTACTGCGCTAGACACGCTCGCACACCGACTTGCCGCCACAAGCCCCACCTCCCTTGCTGCGGAGAATGCTCCCACCGGATCTCTGCTCCGCGAGGCCCGTGACACTTGGCGTTCCACCCGCGCCCGGATGATCGCGCTTCAGGAGGAGCTGGACTGGCAGGTGTACTCGCTCTACAACCTGCATCCCGAGAACTTGCGCGTCTCGGAGGACCTCGACTCCGCCGAGATCCCCGAACTCGCTCTCGGCGAGCGTGCCTTCGAGATCATTCTCGCCCGCCGCGTCGCCGCAGGCGAAGCCAGCGATGAGTGGTTCAAGCGGCATGGGTCTACGCCCATCACCGAAATCCCCACCCACTGGCCCGCCACCTACCGCGCGATCGTCCAGAAGCGGATCGACGCCATCGAGTCGTCCCGCGCCATCGGGATGGTCGAGCGCCCCGAGTACAAGCGGCGCTGGGCCACCGAGGGGTGGGACATCCTCCAGGACAAGGCTCTCCGTTCGTGGCTTCTCGACCGGATCGAGGACCGGGCCCACTGGTTCGATGAGAACGGGATGCCCGCCCTCATCACGCTCTCCCGGCTCACCGACAGCCTGTCCCGTGACGAGGACTTCGTCTCCGTCGCCAGGATTTACGCTCCCCGCAAGGAACTGGCCGCCGTCGTCACCGAGCTGATGACTGACGAACACGTGCCGTTCCTCTCCGCCCTGCGCTACAAGCCCTCCGGGCTCAAGAAGCGCGCGGACTGGGAACATGTGTGGGACCTCCAGCGCCAAGAGGACGCCGCCGAGGACGAACCGGCCAAGCGGAAGATCCGGGACGCCATCCCCGTACCGCCGAAGTACACCTCGGCCGACTTCCTGCGGCCCTCTTTCTGGCGGGCGCGCGGCAAGCTGGACGTGCCCAAGGAGCGGTTCATCTCATACGGGCAGACCAACGCAGCCACCCCCGCTTTGTACGGATGGGCCGGCTGGGATCACCGGGAACAGGCGTACGCCCTCACCACGTACATCGCCACCCACGAGTCGCTGACTGCCGAGGAAGCGACTCCCTTCCTGGCGGGTCTCCTCGAACTCCAGCCGTGGCTGGACCAGTGGCACGACGAGTTCGACTCGTCCTTCGGTTCCTCCCCGGCCGCGTTCTTCCGGGGTGACCGGCAGATGGAGCAGGGCAGGCACGGCCTCACCGACGACGACCTGCGCGCCTGGCGCCCGGCCGCCGCCACGCGAGGACGTCGTACGACGAAGAATTAG